The following is a genomic window from Solanum stenotomum isolate F172 chromosome 4, ASM1918654v1, whole genome shotgun sequence.
GCATGGTTGATGCAGAACGGAGGTTACTAGCCAACGCGTTACTCGACATGTCAAATGAACGTTTTGTGCTTCTTTCAGAGGCTTGCATTCCCTTATATAATTTCACAACTATCTACACCTACATCATGAACTCCACAAAAACCTTTGTGGAATCCTATGATGAATGGGGTCCCGTTGGACGGGGCCGCTATAATAGTCAAATGACACCATGGGTGACAATCGAGCAATGGAGAAAAGGGTCTCAATGGTTTGAGCTCAATAGAGAAATCGCGCTCGATATGATCACCGAtcaaaaatacttcaatttatTCAAAGATTTTTGTAGGCCAGCTTGCTACTCTGATGAACATTATTTACCAACTTTTGTCACCATGAGATATTGGTGGAAAAATGGTAATAGAACGTTGACTTGGGTTGACTGGACAAAAGGTGGACCCCACCCTACAAAATTTGCTAGAACTGAGGTAACAAGGGAGTTGTTACACCAAATGAGAACTGGAATTCAATGTATGTATAATGGAGAGCCTACAAGTATGTGTTACCTTTTTGCAAGAAAGTTCTTACCTAGTGCATTGGATAGGCTTTTAAAGTTTGCTCCTAAGGTCATGATGTTCGGTTGATCAATATTTTATTGTATCGTATCGCTTTCATAGGGAGAGACTTGTGCCTATAACGAACGGTCAACTGATTGCAATGGGAATATTGACCTTTCGTTTGATTTGTTTCTTAGATAGGTAATTTAGATGACGCACTGTTTTTCCTAacattgtttttataaaattttgttgGAGCTAGTTtggattaaaaagaaataaaccaAAAGAAAATCCAATATGTCAtgtaattctttaattttttaacattttagTTCGTTATTATTTCTTAGTTGTAGCCTAGTAGGCCCTTGTTTGGTCGGATAGATCCTACCTCATTTTCAATGGGACAGTATTGAACAAAAGTTACTTATGTTCTTCTTTTGTTAGTACATTGATTTGTATGTTGTGGGTGGAGATAGATTAAATTATATACTGAGAGATGTTAGATTAATTAAATTCTGCTTGGAGTtgtgtattaattatttattttaatatcatGGTGAGTGAAAATGTTTtgcttctttttattttgatcaAAAGATTTTCTTTTACATACTTTGCTTTCGGATCTTATATGCTCTTTATTAATCATTTGGCCCTTCGGCCTGTCACGATCCAAATTATTGGATCGTGCAGGCACCTAGGGTTCtagattaattaattgataGTGGGTTTGTTGTGAAAAGCATTTTCATGGCCCCTTACATACAATTGAGTCATCAACTAATTTTGTTAggggttcacaagttaatatatatatatttatttaattttctaatacaaatacaagATCTACAGAAAAGCTACTAGATTAGTCCGAACCTATCAACCCCATTTAGCTCCGCCTTTATTACCACTCCTTCTCATTTGTTACGATCCTGACCCATCGTGAGTGACACTCACATTAATCCTTCGGTGGAAGTACCAATACCAACCCCAAGCTTAACCATTAGACCTTTTAAAAAGCAAAGTCATGTTATTAAATACTAAGAAAATTGTTTTAAACAATTATAGACCAAATTCTCATAAACTCGACCAGTCAACAAAACAATTGCGGAATGAACTCTccagaacctgaaagtcatagTAGCAAAATATCTAACAAGTCTAGAATATAAGGATGCAACCCAATTAGAAAGCATACATCTTAAGTCTAATATGTCTATGTCGAAAAAAATGGACATCAAGATAGGGAAATATTCATGGCATCCCGAAAGAGGTagttcacccttgaattcagATATTGCGCATCTCACTACTGAGGTCTCAAACCATCCATCTAAATATGTCATGTACTAAacaaatttagagaaaatgcaGTATCAATATACAACCAAACTAACTGGTAGGATTATCGGCTAGTTCCAATATCCAAAACATGAAGAGCCAACCACAACTTAGTAAGCAGATAATACACAATTACTAACATAAGTACAACATAGCCTAGACTCCCAGTTCTTACCTAAATTGATATGCATAACCAACATGTATCATCATAACACAAAAATTCAGTGTGGTTCTCTCATTCAACCCATACATACAAATTGTGTAACGATCGGTTTCCGTTACAAGAAACCTCAGACAAGGAGAAAATAAACCATCACAAAGGTCCGAGCtaataacctacaaaaaaatgtagtagcaaggagtgagtaccaaaccacacggtactcagcaagtaaacttctaaacacaagctaagaggataaaatacgggtactccttacacaccaaccgaacctccataactacaacctgcataaaaccagcccaacctaacagttcaccgTTACATAGCAGCCAACTCAACaacaatcactttaacaaattacatatcctcaacattcatcaatcacaactttcacaaaaaggcactcacaaaTATCAGCAAGATACAAGATAAAGTTCATCAAATAGAGGTAATCAAATATCAAGTACTTTTCAACCACAAAcaaaacacataatcatcaagaatgaagaatggcatgagatgcaatgcaatatgacaccatgaaatgatatgcctcaaaataccaagtactctctcaaccatatatacatgatactcctcgaaaatacatcgagagttcatgacccatgggggactcgcgaggtccatatactgatacggacgatctccacgtgtctgtgTGGACGATCTCAACGCACTATCATAAGATCAAACAATCCCcagcacggacgatctccacgtgcccaacttataatCATAATCAATTCCTCGCacagacgatctccacgtgcctaAATTATAATCATACTCAATCTCAACATCTCCACGTGTTAGACCTTTACTCATACCCAATTTtatgtcaatgcatgtgcacaatgATATCAATTAAAGGGGATGATGCAACATCTCAATAAATCAAATGTCGCTATGACATATAATCACCTAAATTATCACAATTATACGGTTCAGtaaagaacacaatcacacataataaatcaagtcaataatatatcaactaatgcccatatgctttggcattctcgGATTACAATCCCCAttctatagtaataaaatttccCTTTAACACCGGTACTCGTACCATTCTCcacacatcacacacaaacaattaatcacattgccttttattaccccttttcatcattagaattaatcaaggTGGACAAGTCAATCCATCACCAAGTCCCATTACcaccaaacacatattataaggaaatacacaaatttcatacacttaacaagggtttag
Proteins encoded in this region:
- the LOC125862571 gene encoding glycosyltransferase BC10-like, yielding MKHETHQNQIISAKLFNSQRYIHSLIVYFLFFGSGLVIGISLTFYLKDVPITLKKKLFTIQPSPPLIVPPKSRPPPSPPLNQEQGVTMNNNIKKKIPGVGRIGLTDYIKPPEAMHDMMDDELIWRASMVPKAKIFPFNRTPKVAFMFLARGSLPLAPLWERFFKGHEGRYSIYIHSQPSFKGDAPEEGPIFHARRVPSKRVDWGEFSMVDAERRLLANALLDMSNERFVLLSEACIPLYNFTTIYTYIMNSTKTFVESYDEWGPVGRGRYNSQMTPWVTIEQWRKGSQWFELNREIALDMITDQKYFNLFKDFCRPACYSDEHYLPTFVTMRYWWKNGNRTLTWVDWTKGGPHPTKFARTEVTRELLHQMRTGIQCMYNGEPTSMCYLFARKFLPSALDRLLKFAPKVMMFG